The Saccopteryx leptura isolate mSacLep1 chromosome 5, mSacLep1_pri_phased_curated, whole genome shotgun sequence nucleotide sequence AGATGGCGATGTCCATtataccattttaaaataaaaacaaatattcaatGGAAAAAGTGGAAAAGTGTCAGAAAACacttaaaagctttttagtttttccatGATCACTCTTTGATATATTTACTTGGCGTCAGGGATGGGTTTACATCCATTATCCCATTTAATGTGAAAAACAACTATTTGAGAGAGAAACTGCTCTTTCCCCATTTTAAGATAAGCAAAGGAGGTAccgggaaatgaaaacattaattcTGACCCCAGCGAGCATTGAACTGGCCAGTCTGCCATTGTTAATATTCAAGCTCGGGGACGGCCGAATCTCAGCGTCCAGCAAATCCGCGGAGGAAGCTTTTGGTAGGGAGCAGGACCCTGTCCTTCCGAGTACGCTGTGCCTTTAAGAGCCACCCGCTCCCGCCCGCGATGCTCCAATTTTCCTCCAGGGCACCCAGAGCATCACCCCGCCCCCGCTTCTGCGGAGCCTCACCTCAACCCTTCCTCCACGCCGCACACCCTCCGGCTGGGCTCTCAGCCCCGACCCGCGGAGTGGAGGGTGAGGTCCACCGCCAGAGATAAGTACTCTCCGCCTCGGGTGGAACGGTGCCCACCCACTACGTCCCAGCAAAATGCTATCTTAGAGCCCCTAATTCTGACACCTTCCAGCAGCTGATTCCTAGGGGGTAGGCCTCAGCTCCCCCCCCCTCATCGCTCAGGTCTATAGTTCGCCGTGAAGGTGACCTCCCCGGGGGTTAGCACACACCCCGCGCGGGCTCACACGTGGTAAACGGGGAGCGCGCAGCCCCTCCGCGCCACGCGCCTTGAGCAGGCGTAGCCGACACGCCCCTTGGTCTGGCTCCGCCCCCGTGCCCGCGCACGTTTGTCCAGATCCCGGAGGAGAGTCATGCCCTAGTCCCGCAGCAGACCATCTGCAGTATGGGATGGCACCTGGTTATGGGGCACCTACACATCCTCAGACCTCGCCCGAGGACTGTGAAAAGCGAAAAGTCCTCCCTGCTCAGGACTTAGACGATAAACGAGGTGCCCCTGTCCCTTGTGCGCTGAGCAGGGATGAGAGAAAACTGCAACCGAGAGCCTAGAATTCAAGCCCTAGTCCACATGTCCTCAGTGTTTCTAATCTCGAGTGTGAGCGTAATATTCCCTTCTTAGGACTCTGTTGGTGCCTCGACCGAGGTAAGAAATATAAAACGGTTCACTGAGTCTAAAAGCATTTGTTGAGCCCCTATGTGGCAGGACCCTGTCTGTACAAGGCAGGGATTGTTACATCTATGACattatgagtctgttttcttaaggAGCTTTCCTGAGCCTGGGTCCCCCACATTCTGTTCTGGGACGGTCCAAAAAGACGCCCGgaaagaggagggggtggaggtccTACCTGGCGGCAGGTGTCACCGAATAAGCTAAAATTTCAAAGGCAGCGAGGGGCGGGGACAAGCTTTCGGAGCCAGATGGGAAGCACGAtccgcacccccccccctctccagTCCCCAACCTAAGAAAAGAAACCGATCTCATCCGACACCCCCAATCCCAGACGCGAGaccgcccagccccgccccacaCCGGCAGCCAGCGATTGGGAGATGCAAATACCAGGTTCTCTGCCCAGCAACGGGTGACGCGCCGCCCGAGCGCGAGGCGTGGCCCGGCCGCAGCCCAAGCGGGCACCTCGGTGTTTACACGGGGCGGCCCCGCGCGCGCCGCAGCGGCCCGCAGacggtgagggggaggggtggtgcgCGCGCCGGCGGGGCCGCGCGGGGAGAAAGACACTGGAAGGCGGCGGGGCGGGGAGCGGCGCGCGCGGGCCGCGGTTGAGCAGAAGGCTGCAAGGAGAGCCCGCGGAGGCCCGGGGGGTGCGATCCCTCCGCCCCCGCAAAACAATGTGTAGTGTGCAGCGGGGCGCAAGTTGCGGGAGGCGGCGGGAGCGCTCCGAGCCCGCCTGAGACCGAGTCGCTGACCTTCTCCCCCCGCCGTCCGTTGGGCCCGAGCGCCCAGCTCTTCGCTCCCCAGCTCGCGGGGGCCGGGCCGAGCTGCGGGGCGGGGCCGCCCCTCCGTCgctgctgcctcctcccccacccccagccgcgGAGGATGCGGACGGCCCCCGGCGGCGTCTAGCGGCCCCGGGCCCAGGCGCGATGGTGCAGCAGCGGGGCACGCGGGCCAAGCGGGACGGCGGGCCGCCGCCCCCGGGGCCCCGGCCGGCCGAGGAGGGGGCGCGTGAGCCCGGCTGGTGCAAGACTCCGAGCGGCCACATTAAGAGACCGATGAACGCGTTCATGGTGTGGTCACAGCATGAACGGCGGAAGATCATGGACCAGTGGCCCGACATGCACAACGCCGAGATCTCCAAGCGCCTGGGccgccgctggcagctgctgcaggACTCGGAGAAGATCCCGTTCGTGCGGGAGGCGGAGCGGCTGCGCCTCAAGCACATGGCGGATTACCCGGACTACAAGTACCGGCCGCGCAAAAAGAGCAAGGGGGCGCCCGCCAAGGCGCGGCCCCGCCCCCCcggcggcggtggcggtggtggtggcagCCGGCTCAAGCCCGGGCCGCAGCTGCCTGGCCGCGGGGGCCGCCGAGCAGCGGGAGGGCCTTTGGGGGGCGGCGCGGCGGCGCCCGAGGACGACGATGAGGACGACGACGAAGAGCTGCTAGAAGTCCGCCTGGTCGAGACCCCCGGGCGGGAGCTGTGGAGGATGGTCCCAGCGGGGCGGGCTGCCCGGGGACCAGCGGAGCGCGCCCAGGGGCCGTCGGGAGAGGGGGCAGCTGTCACCACCGCCTCCCCGACTCCGTCGGAAGACGAGGagcctgaggaagaggaggaggaggcggcggcggctgAGGAAGGCGAAGAGGAGACTGTGGCGTCGGGAGAGGAGCCGCTGGGCTTTCTGTCCAGACTGCCCCCGGGCCCGGCCGGCCTGGACTGCAGCGCCCTGGACCGCGACCCAGACCTGCCGCCTGCGTCGGGCACGTCGCACTTCGAGTTCCCGGACTACTGCACCCCCGAAGTTACCGAGATGATCGCGGGGGACTGGCGCCCGTCTAGCATCGCCGACCTGGTTTTCACCTACTGAGCCCACCGTCAGCGGGGCGCGCAAGCCCCCAAACCAGCTGTTTACATACAGGAATCAGGTATTGGGGCCCCTCGGAGGCCGAGGCTGGCACCCCATCTCCCACGCAGCCTCCCCCCCTCCTAGACGTGCCCATCCCCCCTCGAATCCAgacatgcccctcccccccagacaCACCCCACGGCAGCCCAACCCCCACCCTTTTCCTGACAGCCAAGCCCCTCCCTATCCTGGCCCCTCCTGCACAGCCACCAGCAGCCAGCCCCCCTCCGACACACCTCCCGTCTTTTCCTACAgacctgtgcccctcccccactatgCACATGCCCCTCCTCGAGGCCGGAGGACACGCCCCTGCCCTTGCTCCGGAATCCCTCCGCCTTCGCCTAGCCCGCCTCCTCTCTTGTTGAAGGGGGCGCGGGGGCCCCGTGGCCCCGCGCTCTCCttccaggcccctcccctcccgaggcggggggaggggcgcgcTCCTTTTACTCCGGGAGCGCTGGGACCTGCCCCCTTCTCGCGCATGCTTAATGCTGcttgggaggagggggctggtCCCTCCGGCCCTCTCCGAGGAGAAGCGGTGTGGGTATTGAGGGATCCGGAGAAATATTTTGATCCGGGAGCTGCGGCTTCCTTTCAACCCGACGGGGCGTCACTGCCTTAATGGGAGGAGCACTcggaagggggagaaagggacTCGCTGGTCCGGAAAGGTTGGCTTGGAGCTTGGAACTGTCCCAAGTGGCATAGCCCCCTTTCGCTTACGGGGTCGCCCAGACCCACGTgcacaccccccaccaccacaccgACTGCTTGAATGCCTCTCCAGCCTACTTGGACCCTAGAAACCTTTCTTTCGTCCCCCCACCTGGGAACTGGGGGTAGGTTCTTTGGAGATTCACCACGAGAGGAGGGCAGACCAAAAAACTCAGAACCAAGACACATACCAATCTGGGGACAGAGTCCCTGCtcctccgccccccaccccccggaagTGCTCTGTCACTTCGGGATACTCTCCCAGCCGGGGCTCCTCTTGAAGCCCACAGCCCCTTCCTATTACCTCAGCCCCTCTGTGCCCACAGTGATAGTATTCggtgggagaaactgaggcacggtgCTGCTAGGGGCTGGAGACTGAGGTATGATAGGAAATACAGTGGCCAGAGGAGCCTCCTTTTAAGCCGCTGACTAGAGAGAGACCATCGACTGGACCAGTGAGACCGAAGGGCGGTCAGCAGTGGAGGTGTACCCTGTGCACCTCAGTTTTTCCATGTGAAAAATAGGGGTAGCGCTGCCATGGGAGGAAGCTGTGTCCAGTTCCGGGTGCCTTCGGGACCCTGCCCCAGATGTCACCCCCTTACTCCAATTCCCCGTTCAAGCCCCGCCCCTCCGgcctccccccctttccccttGTCCTCACTACCTGTATCTCACCGGCGTGTGTTCACCCTCCAGGGTGTGCACACACtttcattcacacacacaaatctcAGGAACAAACGGTCCCAGAGTCCTCCGGGACCCCTGCCTAGGGTCTCTGCTGGTCTCTGCCCCACGCGTT carries:
- the SOX12 gene encoding transcription factor SOX-12, with the translated sequence MVQQRGTRAKRDGGPPPPGPRPAEEGAREPGWCKTPSGHIKRPMNAFMVWSQHERRKIMDQWPDMHNAEISKRLGRRWQLLQDSEKIPFVREAERLRLKHMADYPDYKYRPRKKSKGAPAKARPRPPGGGGGGGGSRLKPGPQLPGRGGRRAAGGPLGGGAAAPEDDDEDDDEELLEVRLVETPGRELWRMVPAGRAARGPAERAQGPSGEGAAVTTASPTPSEDEEPEEEEEEAAAAEEGEEETVASGEEPLGFLSRLPPGPAGLDCSALDRDPDLPPASGTSHFEFPDYCTPEVTEMIAGDWRPSSIADLVFTY